TGGATCACGGCGTGCCCTATTTTACCACCCTGCCCGGTGCTCAGGCGGCGGCGGCGGCGATTGCCGCCCTGCATGAACGGGAAGTTAACCTCAAGGCGATTCAGGATTATCATGCAAAGTGACCTGAAGCGGATTTTCTAACCTCTATCTTGACTTACGGAGTTTATTTCTGATGTGCAGTATGGCCAAAGTGCCGTTCACGCCGGACGGTTATAAAAAACTTAAAGAGGAGCTCAATCAGCTGAAGAGCGTCGACCGCCAGCAGGTGATCCGCGCGATATCCGAGGCCCGCGATCATGGGGATTTGAGTGAAAACGCCGAGTATGACGCGGCCAAGAACCGACAGTCTTTCATCGAGGGTCGAATCAGTTATCTCAGTGACCGCCTGGCGCGGGCCGAGGTGATCGATCCGAAGAATTTCGGGGATCCCGATCAGGTCAGATTCGGGGTTTTCGTGACCCTGGCGGACGAGGACAGCGGGGCCGAAGTGGTTTATCAGTTGGTCGGCGAGGATGAGGCCGATATCGAACAGGGTCGCCTGTCGATTGCCGCGCCCCTGGCCCGGGCCCTGCTCGGCAAGGAGGTCGACGACGATGTGGTTTTGCAGACGCCGTCCGGTCAGAAGGAATTCGTGATTCTCGATATTCGCGCCGTCGCCTCGTAACCCGCGGTTTTGCTTTTGTCTTCCCCGCAGGTCAGAACCCTT
This is a stretch of genomic DNA from Pseudomonadota bacterium. It encodes these proteins:
- the greA gene encoding transcription elongation factor GreA, which encodes MAKVPFTPDGYKKLKEELNQLKSVDRQQVIRAISEARDHGDLSENAEYDAAKNRQSFIEGRISYLSDRLARAEVIDPKNFGDPDQVRFGVFVTLADEDSGAEVVYQLVGEDEADIEQGRLSIAAPLARALLGKEVDDDVVLQTPSGQKEFVILDIRAVAS